A single window of Pseudanabaena sp. BC1403 DNA harbors:
- a CDS encoding FHA domain-containing protein, producing MQISVQLSWLEIATNQPQSLRLSLPIAIGKEATSLPERLDGNQVEQVILSDRSVSRYHALLIFEQGNVVVIDQNSTNGMLVNGVLIDRSRELRKVLASGDRLTIGRYEIAIAFDLPSTKQTIITGTSNSSVKPITAPTILFNPNTGLPQANITQPSLASSSSFPPDFFQLPIVEAQSLHRTGLPVYETTYGAIGGGLGSYIWTDYLRIFGVAADQIVALGLEPEPYARYKRLCLNSQIPLHERLRSNSDSCPDNIWGFPSYAWREAWHDLTHGKIAQAYKYLWKVFAEPDLAETYTPRSGNVFDSIDREARRIGWEKIYRYGRVRSIRKTNDGRYAIAYSLGQGNHAFLIAKYLHLAMGYAAIQFLPDLQAYRSQTEDFLAVVNGYEEHEHIYQHLENHGGTVLIRGRGIVASRIVQRISEIRQRSPRQKINLLHLMRSPKAQGNSYGRAQRPIKNHYEFQPFNWPKACWGGYLRGLLEKSDPLTRQSLLKDWGGTTTADRSDWKQIVQSGLNEGWYQITFGDVEKVKQLPDRRTATYIRPRQMEGILQLTADFIIDATGLDAKVETNPLYADLLDCYSIPVNALGRLNVTNDFEIAELRNDGGGRVYASGAATLGSSYAAVDSFLGLQFAALRSVDSLVASRAPQLRYLNGWNSLAQWLKWIKNQAP from the coding sequence ATGCAAATCTCCGTTCAGTTAAGTTGGCTAGAAATAGCTACCAATCAGCCGCAATCTTTGCGGCTGAGTTTACCGATCGCTATAGGTAAAGAAGCAACTTCCTTGCCAGAGAGACTAGATGGAAATCAAGTAGAGCAAGTAATACTCAGCGATCGCTCGGTGTCGCGATACCATGCATTGCTGATTTTTGAGCAAGGAAATGTCGTAGTTATCGATCAAAATAGTACTAATGGAATGTTAGTCAATGGGGTTTTGATTGATCGGAGTAGAGAACTTCGCAAGGTTCTAGCAAGTGGCGATCGGCTCACGATTGGACGATATGAAATTGCGATCGCCTTTGATTTGCCATCTACAAAGCAAACAATTATTACAGGAACATCAAATAGCTCTGTCAAGCCGATCACAGCGCCTACGATTTTATTTAACCCCAACACAGGCTTACCTCAAGCAAATATTACTCAGCCGAGTTTAGCTAGTTCTTCTAGTTTCCCACCAGACTTCTTTCAATTGCCGATAGTGGAAGCGCAATCTCTGCATCGCACAGGACTGCCTGTATATGAGACAACTTACGGGGCGATCGGGGGAGGATTGGGAAGTTATATTTGGACAGACTATTTGCGGATTTTTGGTGTGGCTGCTGACCAAATCGTAGCACTGGGGCTAGAACCTGAACCCTATGCGCGTTATAAGCGCCTCTGTCTCAATTCGCAGATACCCTTACACGAAAGGTTGCGTTCTAATTCCGATTCCTGCCCAGATAATATTTGGGGATTTCCTAGCTATGCATGGCGCGAGGCTTGGCATGACTTAACTCATGGGAAGATCGCTCAGGCTTATAAATATCTCTGGAAAGTCTTTGCAGAACCTGATCTAGCAGAAACCTACACGCCGCGATCAGGAAATGTATTTGATTCGATCGATCGCGAAGCAAGGCGAATCGGTTGGGAAAAAATTTATCGTTATGGGCGAGTGCGTTCAATCCGCAAAACTAACGATGGACGCTATGCGATCGCCTATTCTCTTGGTCAAGGAAATCATGCATTTCTGATAGCCAAGTATCTGCATTTAGCAATGGGATATGCGGCGATTCAATTCTTGCCTGACTTACAAGCCTATCGTAGTCAAACGGAAGACTTTCTCGCAGTCGTGAATGGTTATGAAGAACATGAGCATATTTATCAACATTTGGAAAATCATGGTGGCACAGTCTTAATTCGTGGACGTGGCATTGTTGCTTCACGGATTGTGCAGCGTATTTCTGAAATCAGACAGCGATCGCCTCGGCAAAAAATTAATCTCTTGCACCTAATGCGATCGCCAAAAGCCCAAGGCAATAGTTATGGTCGCGCTCAGCGTCCAATCAAGAATCATTATGAATTTCAACCTTTTAACTGGCCAAAGGCTTGTTGGGGTGGATATTTACGTGGACTGCTGGAAAAATCTGATCCGCTGACTCGTCAATCTCTGCTCAAGGATTGGGGTGGTACAACTACTGCTGATCGCTCTGACTGGAAACAAATTGTGCAATCTGGGTTGAATGAGGGTTGGTATCAGATTACGTTTGGTGATGTCGAAAAGGTCAAACAACTCCCAGATCGACGAACTGCTACATATATTCGTCCCCGCCAAATGGAAGGAATCTTGCAGTTAACAGCAGATTTTATTATTGATGCTACTGGATTAGATGCCAAAGTGGAGACCAATCCCCTTTATGCGGATCTACTCGATTGTTACAGCATTCCCGTCAATGCTCTGGGCAGACTAAATGTGACTAATGATTTTGAGATTGCAGAACTGCGTAATGACGGGGGTGGTAGAGTTTATGCATCAGGCGCAGCGACTTTGGGTAGCTCCTATGCCGCAGTTGATAGCTTTTTAGGTTTGCAGTTTGCGGCTTTGCGATCGGTTGATAGTTTGGTTGCATCTCGCGCGCCCCAGTTGCGTTATCTTAACGGTTGGAATTCTCTTGCTCAATGGTTGAAATGGATAAAAAATCAAGCGCCTTAA
- a CDS encoding GGDEF domain-containing response regulator gives MTRNYSGDILIVDDMPNNLRFLSTTLTEQGYKVRSVTEGLMALTVAQAANPDLILLDIMMPNVDGYEICQRLKANEQTCDIPVIFLSALDEVLDKVKAFSVGGVDYITKPFQLEEVLARIQTHLSLRAAQKEISQLNSELEQRVRQRTAQLEQEIAERLQVQERLLHLALHDVLTGLPNRTWFMKRLEQLLQQVNQKAGCLFAVLFLDCDRFQAVNDSLGHLVGDQLLVSISRRIELCVRSGTMLCRLGGDEFAILLPDVENNSDAIKIANNILRELAAPFQIGDYQVFTNVSIGIAMGSNIYKQPEHILRDADTAMYRAKANGKACYQVFEQTMHSRALHNFQLESELRHALERNELVAYYQPIISLDTNQISSFEALVRWNHPGKNLIAPNKFIPIAEETSLVMAIDLFVLRQACQQLRDWRDEGIAQESLTVSVNLSVKHFMSFELLKQIDNILQEVGINGSSLRLEITESDIMENAEFAGKIISQLRDRHIQLSIDDFGTGYSSLSYLHRLPINHLKIDRSFVMRMGKHGKNTEIVKAIIALAKSLGMLTIAEGVETKEQLDQIRELECEFCQGYLFSRPVDAVAARDLLIKGFPQF, from the coding sequence ATGACTAGAAATTATAGTGGCGATATATTAATAGTCGATGATATGCCAAACAACTTGCGATTTTTATCGACAACTTTGACAGAGCAAGGGTATAAAGTTCGTAGTGTCACCGAAGGATTAATGGCTCTGACTGTTGCCCAAGCTGCCAATCCAGATCTGATTTTGTTAGACATTATGATGCCAAATGTTGATGGCTATGAAATTTGTCAGAGGCTAAAAGCGAACGAGCAAACCTGTGATATTCCTGTGATTTTCTTGAGTGCTTTGGATGAAGTGTTGGATAAAGTGAAAGCCTTTAGTGTTGGGGGGGTGGACTACATCACTAAACCATTTCAATTAGAAGAAGTTTTAGCACGCATTCAAACCCATTTAAGCTTACGCGCAGCCCAAAAAGAAATTAGTCAACTAAACTCTGAACTTGAACAACGTGTGCGTCAAAGGACTGCTCAATTGGAACAAGAAATTGCCGAACGATTGCAAGTTCAAGAGCGACTATTGCATCTGGCTTTGCATGATGTGCTTACGGGGTTACCAAATCGAACTTGGTTTATGAAGCGTTTGGAGCAATTACTCCAGCAAGTCAACCAAAAAGCAGGTTGTCTTTTTGCAGTTTTGTTTTTAGACTGCGATCGCTTTCAAGCTGTTAACGACTCTTTAGGGCATTTAGTTGGTGATCAGCTATTAGTTTCGATCTCCAGAAGAATTGAGCTTTGTGTACGTTCTGGGACAATGCTTTGTCGTTTAGGAGGAGATGAGTTTGCCATCTTATTACCAGATGTCGAAAATAACTCTGACGCAATCAAAATTGCTAACAATATTCTGAGAGAATTAGCCGCCCCATTTCAAATTGGCGACTATCAAGTATTTACGAATGTCAGTATTGGCATTGCTATGGGTAGTAATATTTACAAACAACCCGAACATATTTTGCGAGATGCTGACACAGCAATGTATCGAGCAAAAGCGAATGGAAAAGCTTGCTATCAAGTATTTGAGCAAACAATGCATAGCCGTGCTCTCCATAACTTTCAGCTAGAATCTGAGCTGAGACATGCTTTAGAGCGCAATGAACTGGTGGCTTATTATCAGCCAATCATTAGTTTAGATACTAACCAAATCAGCTCTTTTGAGGCGCTAGTTCGATGGAATCATCCAGGTAAAAATTTAATTGCTCCCAATAAGTTCATCCCGATCGCTGAAGAAACGTCATTGGTAATGGCGATTGATTTATTTGTATTACGCCAAGCTTGTCAACAACTGCGTGATTGGCGAGATGAAGGTATTGCCCAAGAGTCTTTAACTGTGAGTGTCAATCTCTCTGTAAAGCATTTTATGAGCTTTGAATTGCTCAAGCAGATTGATAATATTCTTCAAGAAGTCGGGATTAATGGAAGCTCTTTAAGGCTAGAAATTACGGAAAGCGACATTATGGAGAATGCTGAATTTGCAGGAAAAATTATTTCACAATTGCGCGATCGCCATATTCAATTAAGCATTGATGATTTTGGTACTGGTTATTCTTCTTTGAGTTATCTGCATCGTCTCCCAATTAACCATCTTAAAATCGATCGCTCCTTTGTAATGAGAATGGGCAAACACGGCAAAAATACCGAGATTGTTAAGGCTATTATTGCACTGGCTAAGAGTTTGGGCATGTTGACGATCGCAGAAGGAGTGGAAACGAAAGAACAGCTAGATCAGATCCGAGAATTAGAATGTGAGTTTTGTCAAGGATATTTGTTTTCTAGACCTGTTGATGCTGTGGCAGCTAGAGATTTATTAATTAAAGGGTTTCCGCAATTCTAA
- a CDS encoding cache domain-containing protein — protein sequence MSDHLLPSNPRKSRKLSLKFILISQFVILISGISGLVAWLSWRSEQETIANLVGQLQNEISDRIKQKLTSYLETPHLVNKINADAVRQGILQKQGQASEKYLWHQIKNFPAVSWIYYGGEKTGEFIGVTRLDKEKNPELSLQLAINIGGLERYYYSLDSQGNRLELKGKSEFYDARQRPWYQAALQTNKPIWSPIYQDSTLPEQVITASIPVFSSNGERIGVLGADLSLGNINSFLGELQIGKSGEAFIFEPSGLLVASSTTEKPYEVDSNRKKIQRLLVKDIRQPMIREATGSLEQQVGSLEKINTEQNLKFSIEGRNIFLKVMPYRDEYGINWLIAVVMPEADFTEQLEAKRKTTILIACLSLAGAIALGTFTTQYINKLLRRLTSASQALANGELDREVPSAEIDELNLLSQSFNQMAAQLKQSFNELESANQSLELRICERMAELQLSEAKFSSLVSNLSGIVYRSVGGDRDWTIVFIGGAVEELTGYPSEDFIANQVRSWASIIHPEDQDMVERVIFESLACQESFVLEYRIIGAQGNIRWLYEKGQGAFTDNDQLLWLDGAIFDISDRKQVEAELLERVHLSILMAEIGSASTKLSTLEDVLQAFAESLWRHMNVSFAQIWTINAFGNDLNLQVIAGNYNKSDSERLRNLIKKDQIWSITQGMFQPLLTDQILADLSESDQLWLQEKGIVSLVGYPLIVKGNVIGVILMISLSHLDTDIQTIDLITNAIAIGIDNKQSEERLRVANAEMNALFAAMDEVILVRDRLGRILKIPKTRRKSIWQNPSEVIGKLPSEVYSPEQSELFASYVQKVVETQQTLNLEYYLASTEQGFWWNASISPIDTETVIWVARDITESKQVEQQLNQAKLAAEAASFAKGQFLASMSHELRTPLNAILGFTQLMVRDSALKDNHRSYLKIIHDSGEHLLELINDVLDMSKIESGRINLNITSFDLFHLLDTLEKMFRLKVSDKALQLIFKRSLKVPQWISTDEGKLRQILINLLSNAIKFTSQGSIVLSIDVTDGATIDVTKSLEPDFQLSSQPQERLPTILKFAVEDTGAGIPANYLEKIFEAFEQTDLGKRSSEGTGLGLPISLKFAQFMGGQITVSSRLGEGSIFRVDLPVDVLASPVPLRQISDRYIIGLAPDQPEYRLLVVEDRWESRHLLVKILEAVGFQVREAENGVEAIAIWDEWEPHLIWMDMRMPVMDGYEATRQIKSHLKGQATVIIALTASALEEERTIILSAGCDDFVRKPFREALIFDKLAEYLGLTYLYEDESNRRLTDRTADDLETLETDLKTYLSQMPDSWIKELHQAAMLADNDLITELIKLIPENNTILIHALICLVDNFCYNQIMNSTHQAFDQ from the coding sequence ATGAGCGATCACCTATTACCCTCCAACCCTCGCAAATCCCGAAAACTATCACTTAAATTTATTCTGATTAGTCAGTTTGTGATCTTGATCTCTGGTATATCAGGATTAGTGGCGTGGCTGTCTTGGCGGAGTGAGCAGGAAACGATCGCTAATTTAGTCGGACAACTGCAAAATGAAATTAGCGATCGCATCAAGCAAAAGCTAACTTCTTATCTGGAAACTCCTCACTTAGTTAATAAAATTAATGCTGATGCGGTACGACAAGGAATATTACAAAAACAAGGTCAAGCTAGTGAGAAATATCTTTGGCATCAGATTAAGAATTTCCCTGCGGTTTCTTGGATTTATTATGGAGGGGAAAAAACAGGGGAATTTATCGGTGTTACCCGCTTGGACAAAGAGAAAAATCCAGAACTCTCTCTTCAATTAGCAATTAACATCGGTGGTCTTGAGCGTTACTATTATAGCCTCGATTCACAAGGCAACCGTCTTGAACTTAAAGGGAAGTCTGAATTCTATGATGCTCGTCAACGCCCTTGGTATCAGGCAGCTTTGCAAACCAATAAACCAATTTGGAGTCCGATTTATCAAGATTCCACTTTGCCTGAGCAAGTGATAACGGCTAGTATACCTGTATTTAGTTCTAATGGTGAGAGAATAGGAGTTTTGGGTGCTGATCTCTCATTAGGAAATATCAACAGTTTTTTGGGTGAATTACAAATTGGTAAATCTGGAGAAGCTTTTATTTTTGAACCTTCAGGCTTATTGGTAGCTAGCTCGACTACGGAAAAGCCCTATGAAGTTGACAGCAATCGCAAAAAAATACAGAGATTGCTAGTAAAAGATATTCGGCAACCCATGATTCGGGAGGCGACTGGGTCTCTAGAGCAGCAAGTAGGTAGCTTGGAGAAAATCAACACTGAGCAGAACTTAAAGTTTTCAATTGAGGGGAGGAATATATTTCTCAAAGTAATGCCCTATCGAGATGAATATGGGATTAACTGGTTAATCGCCGTGGTGATGCCTGAGGCTGACTTTACAGAACAACTTGAGGCAAAGCGAAAAACGACGATTTTGATTGCTTGTCTATCATTAGCAGGAGCGATCGCTTTAGGTACTTTCACCACTCAATATATCAACAAATTATTGCGGCGCTTAACTTCAGCGAGTCAAGCTTTAGCAAATGGTGAGTTAGATCGGGAAGTTCCCTCGGCAGAAATTGATGAACTGAATCTACTCTCCCAATCCTTTAATCAGATGGCGGCTCAATTAAAGCAGTCATTTAATGAACTAGAGAGTGCGAATCAGTCTCTCGAATTGCGGATTTGTGAGCGGATGGCAGAACTACAGTTGTCTGAAGCGAAATTTAGTAGTCTAGTTTCTAATCTTTCGGGAATTGTTTATCGAAGTGTAGGCGGAGATCGCGATTGGACGATAGTATTTATTGGTGGTGCTGTTGAAGAGCTAACTGGCTATCCCTCTGAGGACTTTATTGCTAATCAAGTTCGCAGTTGGGCAAGTATTATTCACCCTGAAGATCAAGATATGGTGGAAAGGGTAATTTTTGAAAGCTTAGCTTGTCAAGAATCCTTTGTTTTAGAATATCGAATTATTGGTGCCCAAGGCAATATTCGTTGGCTGTATGAAAAAGGTCAAGGAGCATTCACTGACAACGATCAATTGTTGTGGTTAGATGGAGCGATTTTTGATATTAGCGATCGCAAACAAGTCGAAGCTGAGCTTTTAGAGCGCGTCCATTTATCAATTTTGATGGCGGAAATTGGCTCTGCATCCACGAAACTATCCACATTAGAAGATGTTCTGCAAGCTTTTGCCGAATCTCTATGGCGACATATGAATGTTTCCTTTGCACAAATTTGGACTATCAATGCTTTTGGCAATGATTTGAATTTACAAGTCATTGCGGGAAACTATAACAAATCAGATAGCGAACGCCTCCGTAATCTAATTAAAAAAGACCAAATTTGGTCGATTACTCAAGGAATGTTTCAGCCGCTTTTGACCGATCAAATTTTGGCGGACTTAAGCGAATCCGATCAGTTGTGGCTACAGGAAAAAGGTATTGTTTCGTTAGTGGGCTATCCTCTAATCGTCAAGGGTAATGTCATCGGCGTAATTCTGATGATTTCTCTGTCACATTTAGATACAGATATTCAGACCATAGATTTGATTACGAATGCGATCGCGATCGGGATAGACAATAAACAATCAGAAGAAAGGCTCAGAGTTGCCAATGCCGAGATGAATGCCTTATTTGCAGCGATGGATGAAGTGATTTTGGTGCGGGATCGTTTAGGACGTATTCTCAAGATCCCTAAAACTCGGAGAAAATCTATTTGGCAAAATCCTAGTGAAGTAATTGGCAAACTCCCATCTGAAGTGTACTCTCCAGAACAGTCCGAATTATTTGCTAGTTATGTGCAAAAGGTTGTAGAGACTCAGCAAACTCTAAATCTTGAATATTATCTTGCCTCCACTGAACAAGGATTTTGGTGGAATGCCAGCATCTCTCCTATTGATACTGAGACTGTAATTTGGGTTGCTCGTGATATTACAGAAAGCAAACAAGTCGAGCAGCAACTCAATCAAGCAAAACTAGCTGCCGAGGCGGCTAGTTTTGCCAAAGGTCAATTTTTGGCAAGTATGAGCCATGAACTGAGGACTCCATTAAATGCAATTTTGGGATTTACTCAACTAATGGTGCGTGATAGCGCTCTAAAAGACAATCATCGCTCCTATCTCAAAATCATCCATGACAGCGGCGAACATTTATTAGAACTTATCAATGATGTTTTAGATATGTCCAAAATTGAATCAGGACGCATTAACCTAAACATAACTAGTTTTGATCTGTTTCACCTTCTCGACACACTTGAAAAAATGTTTCGCCTTAAGGTAAGTGATAAAGCATTACAACTGATTTTTAAGCGATCACTTAAAGTCCCGCAATGGATTAGTACAGATGAAGGAAAACTTCGCCAAATCTTAATAAATTTATTGAGTAATGCGATCAAATTTACCAGTCAAGGCTCAATAGTTCTATCTATTGATGTAACTGATGGCGCAACTATTGACGTAACTAAATCGTTGGAACCAGATTTTCAGTTGTCATCTCAGCCTCAGGAAAGACTCCCAACCATTTTGAAATTTGCAGTAGAAGACACTGGTGCAGGTATTCCAGCCAATTATTTAGAGAAAATATTTGAAGCTTTTGAACAGACGGACTTAGGTAAGAGATCTTCGGAAGGAACTGGGCTAGGACTGCCTATCAGCCTCAAATTTGCTCAATTCATGGGTGGGCAGATTACAGTCAGTAGTCGGTTAGGTGAAGGCAGTATCTTTCGAGTTGATCTTCCAGTGGATGTGTTGGCTTCTCCAGTTCCATTAAGGCAAATCAGCGATCGCTATATCATCGGATTAGCGCCCGACCAGCCAGAATATCGACTCCTCGTCGTAGAAGACCGATGGGAAAGTCGGCATTTGTTAGTCAAAATCCTTGAAGCTGTAGGCTTCCAAGTCCGTGAAGCCGAAAATGGCGTTGAAGCGATCGCTATTTGGGATGAATGGGAACCTCACCTAATCTGGATGGATATGCGAATGCCTGTTATGGATGGCTATGAAGCCACGCGCCAAATTAAATCCCATTTAAAAGGACAAGCAACCGTGATTATTGCCTTAACGGCAAGTGCCTTGGAAGAAGAAAGAACAATTATCCTTTCAGCAGGTTGTGATGATTTTGTGCGCAAGCCTTTTCGGGAAGCGCTTATTTTTGACAAATTGGCTGAGTATTTAGGTTTAACTTATCTGTACGAAGATGAGAGTAATCGCCGTCTCACAGACAGAACAGCAGATGATCTAGAAACCTTAGAAACTGATCTCAAAACTTATTTGTCACAAATGCCTGATAGTTGGATTAAGGAACTCCATCAAGCTGCAATGCTAGCTGATAATGACTTAATTACTGAACTAATCAAATTAATTCCTGAAAATAATACTATTTTAATTCATGCTTTAATCTGCCTTGTAGATAATTTTTGCTACAATCAAATCATGAATTCGACGCATCAAGCTTTTGACCAATAG
- a CDS encoding DUF1995 family protein, whose amino-acid sequence MTPEPILLPDNLEDATEQAIAATHQAIADGANRVIADLRFPELKVMPIAYEFAASFNQRYGKAWQAIFSDAGAAALAKREWADLDVSVRGVNEGRRAIREEDQAFLIIEPTSVEVELVEKLAQLAGDRPFVMLNPRLENSEVGLGLAARQMRDRFLSTFETAYYIKPLELGALWRCYPQTWQVWQQTVDGMQPMAEVAQRPSSDDIDRLFQKKTGKQSGSFLGRLQQFLSALAR is encoded by the coding sequence ATGACTCCAGAGCCAATCTTACTTCCTGACAATTTAGAAGATGCTACTGAACAAGCGATCGCAGCTACACATCAAGCGATCGCTGATGGAGCTAACCGTGTAATCGCCGATCTAAGGTTTCCAGAACTCAAAGTGATGCCGATCGCCTATGAGTTTGCAGCTAGTTTTAATCAACGCTATGGTAAAGCTTGGCAAGCCATTTTTTCAGATGCAGGGGCTGCTGCTCTGGCAAAGCGCGAATGGGCGGATCTTGATGTATCCGTGCGCGGTGTCAATGAAGGACGCAGAGCTATTCGTGAAGAAGATCAAGCATTTCTCATCATCGAGCCAACTTCAGTTGAAGTTGAACTGGTGGAAAAGTTAGCGCAACTAGCAGGCGATCGCCCCTTTGTGATGCTCAATCCTCGCCTTGAGAATAGTGAAGTGGGTTTAGGGCTTGCCGCAAGACAAATGCGCGATCGCTTTTTAAGTACTTTCGAGACAGCCTATTACATCAAGCCGCTAGAGCTTGGCGCATTATGGCGCTGTTATCCCCAAACATGGCAAGTATGGCAACAGACTGTAGATGGAATGCAGCCAATGGCTGAGGTAGCCCAACGCCCATCTAGTGACGACATTGATCGTCTGTTTCAGAAAAAGACTGGCAAGCAATCGGGTTCATTCTTAGGGCGTTTGCAACAGTTCTTGAGCGCTCTAGCACGATAA
- a CDS encoding Uma2 family endonuclease, producing MTIASYRLNFAEYLKYIDGTDQRYELVNGELIPMSLGTGQHGAVIKFLERNLEVDIAEQNQDWVVLPALVGVRSPKGGRWDTCRIPDLVVMPREQWRSLQTCEAVIEINQPAPLLVIEVVSESTKGTDYRAKRAEYSVLGILEYWVVDPLVNKITVFSLDDGWYEPCEFTDDAIMRSQTFPNLKLTANQVFGNLLK from the coding sequence ATGACTATTGCAAGCTACCGCCTAAATTTTGCGGAGTACCTTAAGTATATTGATGGTACTGACCAGCGCTATGAGTTGGTAAATGGAGAATTAATTCCGATGAGTTTGGGAACTGGGCAACATGGTGCGGTAATCAAGTTTTTGGAAAGAAATCTTGAAGTCGATATTGCTGAGCAAAATCAAGATTGGGTAGTTTTACCTGCATTAGTTGGTGTGCGGAGTCCCAAGGGTGGTAGATGGGATACCTGTCGGATTCCAGACTTAGTAGTTATGCCGAGAGAGCAATGGCGATCGCTGCAAACTTGCGAAGCAGTTATCGAAATCAATCAACCAGCACCATTGCTAGTCATAGAAGTTGTAAGCGAATCAACTAAAGGTACTGACTATCGTGCTAAGCGTGCCGAATATAGCGTATTAGGGATTTTGGAATATTGGGTTGTCGATCCATTAGTGAACAAAATTACTGTTTTTAGTCTTGATGATGGCTGGTATGAGCCTTGTGAGTTTACTGATGATGCAATCATGCGATCGCAAACTTTCCCAAATTTGAAGTTGACTGCCAATCAAGTTTTTGGCAACCTGCTAAAATAA
- the groL gene encoding chaperonin GroEL (60 kDa chaperone family; promotes refolding of misfolded polypeptides especially under stressful conditions; forms two stacked rings of heptamers to form a barrel-shaped 14mer; ends can be capped by GroES; misfolded proteins enter the barrel where they are refolded when GroES binds) has translation MAKIVVFDEESRRALERGVNALADAVRVTLGPKGRNVVLEKKYGAPQIINDGVSIAKEIELEDPLENAGAQLIREVASRTNDVAGDGTTSATVLAQEMIREGLKNVAAGANPVGVRRGIEKAVAHLVDVIAQKAKAVDSNAEIAQIATISAGNDSEVGEMIAHAMDKVGKDGVITVEESKSLTTELEVVEGMQLDRGYISPYFVTDNERQLVEFENARILITDKKINVIQDLVPILEKAARSGSPLVIISEDVEGEALATLVVNKLRGSLNIAAIKAPGFGDRRKAMLQDIAVLTDGQVISEDTGLELSAATLEMLGTARKITISKDKTTIVSDIANKSNIDKRVAQIRKELDLSDSDYDKEKLQERIAKLSGGVAVIKVGAATETELKDRKLRIEDALNSTRAAVEEGIVPGGGATLAHLAVELLDFKATLKNEEAIGAEIVSRSLSAPLRQISDNAGLEGTVVVEKVKGMSFNHGFDALKGEYVDLIATGIIDPAKVVRSALQNAASVAGMVLTTEALVVEKPEKNAGAGAGAAGMGGMGGMGGMGGMGGMGGMM, from the coding sequence ATGGCAAAAATTGTAGTATTTGATGAAGAGTCTCGCCGCGCACTTGAGCGCGGTGTGAACGCACTAGCTGACGCTGTTCGTGTCACCCTTGGACCTAAAGGTCGTAACGTAGTTCTCGAAAAGAAATATGGCGCTCCTCAAATCATCAATGATGGTGTGAGCATCGCTAAAGAAATTGAATTAGAAGATCCTCTAGAAAATGCAGGCGCTCAACTAATTCGTGAAGTTGCTTCAAGAACCAATGATGTAGCAGGCGACGGAACCACTAGCGCTACTGTTTTGGCTCAAGAAATGATTCGCGAAGGCTTGAAGAACGTTGCCGCAGGTGCAAACCCAGTGGGCGTGCGTCGTGGTATCGAAAAGGCAGTAGCTCACCTCGTTGATGTGATTGCTCAAAAAGCTAAAGCTGTTGACTCCAATGCCGAAATCGCTCAAATTGCTACCATTTCTGCTGGCAACGATTCTGAAGTTGGCGAAATGATTGCTCATGCCATGGATAAAGTTGGCAAAGATGGCGTAATCACAGTTGAAGAATCGAAGTCCCTCACAACTGAATTGGAAGTTGTCGAAGGTATGCAACTCGATCGCGGTTATATCTCTCCTTACTTCGTAACTGACAACGAGCGTCAGCTAGTAGAATTTGAGAATGCCAGAATCTTGATTACTGACAAGAAAATCAATGTAATTCAAGATCTTGTTCCTATTCTTGAGAAAGCAGCTCGTTCTGGCTCTCCTTTGGTTATCATCTCTGAAGATGTTGAAGGAGAAGCTTTGGCGACTCTAGTTGTGAACAAGCTCAGAGGTTCTCTGAATATCGCAGCAATCAAAGCTCCTGGTTTTGGCGATCGCCGTAAAGCGATGTTGCAAGATATCGCAGTTCTTACTGACGGTCAAGTTATCTCTGAAGATACTGGTTTGGAACTTAGCGCAGCTACCCTCGAAATGCTGGGTACTGCTCGCAAGATCACCATTTCTAAGGACAAAACCACCATCGTCTCTGACATTGCTAATAAGTCCAATATTGACAAGCGTGTTGCTCAAATCCGTAAGGAATTGGATCTCAGTGACTCTGACTACGACAAAGAAAAGTTGCAAGAGCGCATTGCTAAGCTTTCTGGTGGCGTAGCTGTAATCAAGGTCGGTGCTGCTACTGAAACTGAACTTAAGGATCGCAAACTTCGCATCGAAGATGCCCTCAACTCCACTCGTGCTGCGGTTGAAGAAGGTATCGTTCCTGGTGGTGGTGCAACTCTTGCTCACCTTGCAGTTGAACTTTTAGACTTCAAAGCAACCTTGAAGAACGAAGAAGCGATCGGTGCTGAAATCGTATCTCGCTCTCTGTCGGCTCCTCTTCGTCAAATCAGCGATAACGCTGGTCTAGAAGGTACTGTCGTCGTTGAGAAGGTCAAGGGCATGAGCTTCAATCATGGCTTTGATGCACTTAAAGGCGAATACGTTGACTTGATTGCGACTGGAATCATCGATCCTGCTAAGGTTGTCCGCTCGGCATTGCAAAATGCGGCTTCTGTTGCTGGTATGGTCTTGACCACCGAAGCTCTAGTCGTCGAGAAGCCTGAGAAGAATGCTGGCGCTGGCGCTGGTGCTGCTGGTATGGGCGGCATGGGCGGCATGGGCGGTATGGGTGGCATGGGCGGTATGGGCGGCATGATGTAA